A genomic window from Zalophus californianus isolate mZalCal1 chromosome 13, mZalCal1.pri.v2, whole genome shotgun sequence includes:
- the RPL35 gene encoding 60S ribosomal protein L35, which produces MAKIKARDLRGKKKEELLKQLEDLKVELSQLRVAKVTGGAASKLSKIRVVRKSIARVLTVINQTQKENLRKFYKGKKYKPLDLRPKKTRAMRRRLNKHEENLKTKKQQRKERLYPLRKYAVKA; this is translated from the exons ATG GCCAAGATTAAGGCTCGAGACCTTCGCGGCAAGAAGAAAGAGGAGCTGCTTAAACAGCTGGAAGACCTGAAGGTGGAGCTGTCCCAGCTGCGCGTCGCCAAAGTGACAGGCGGCGCGGCTTCCAAGCTCTCCAAGAT CCGAGTTGTTCGCAAATCCATCGCCCGCGTTCTCACGGTCATCAACCAGACGCAGAAAGAGAACCTCAGGAAATTCTACAAG GGTAAGAAGTACAAGCCCCTGGATCTGCGACCCAAGAAGACACGTGCCATGCGCCGCCGGCTGAACAAGCATGAGGAGAACCTGAAGACCAAGAAGCAGCAGCGGAAGGAGCGGCTCTACCCGCTGCGGAAGTACGCGGTCAAAGCCTGA
- the ARPC5L gene encoding actin-related protein 2/3 complex subunit 5-like protein, which yields MARNTLSSRFRRVDIDEFDENKFVDEQEEAAAAAGEPGPDPSEVDGLLRQGDMLRAFHAALRNSPINTKNQAVKERAQGVVLKVLTNFKSSEIEQAVQSLDRNGIDLLMKYIYKGFEKPTENSSAVLLQWHEKALAVGGLGSIIRVLTARKTV from the exons ATGGCCCGGAACACGCTGTCCTCGCGCTTCCGTCGGGTGGACATCGATGAGTTTGACGAGAACAAATTCGTGGACGAgcaggaggaggcggcggcggcggcgggcgagCCAGGCCCGGACCCTAGCGAGGTGGATGGCCTTCTGCGGCA AGGGGACATGCTTCGGGCGTTCCACGCAGCCTTGCGGAACTCTCCCATCAACACCAAGAATCAGGCCGTGAAG GAACGAGCCCAGGGCGTGGTGCTGAAAGTGCTCACAAACTTTAAGAGCAGTGAAATTGAGCAGGCTGTGCAGTCGCTGGACAGAAATGGCATTGACTTGCTAATGAAGTACATTTATAAAGGGTTTGAGAAGCCCACAGAAAACAGCAGTGCAGTGTTACTCCAGTGGCATGAAAAG GCATTAGCAGTAGGAGGACTAGGCTCCATTATAAGAGTTCTTACAGCGAGaaagactgtttaa
- the WDR38 gene encoding LOW QUALITY PROTEIN: WD repeat-containing protein 38 (The sequence of the model RefSeq protein was modified relative to this genomic sequence to represent the inferred CDS: inserted 5 bases in 3 codons; substituted 1 base at 1 genomic stop codon), with protein sequence MNSGAPGPLAVRRVKFFGRHRGEVNSSTFSPDGQRLLTASEDGCXYGWETQSGRLLWRLTGHAGPRQFCHFSPDGRLFATTSHDCTTRLWDVAEAKCLRVLKGYQQSVEMASFSPDGKQLASGGWNRQVTLWEVQSGQMLHHLGGHRDSIXSSDFAPSSNSLATGSWDSTICIWDLRMGTPATFHQELEGHSGNISCLCYSASGLLASGSWXKTIHIWKPSTRSLLVQLKGHVTWVKSIAFXPDGSQLASAGYSHMVKVWDCNTGKCIETLKGVLDVAHACAFIPDGKLLVSGAADQARCQSPLLDQITRSLSDISPPQWFSDLKPVSPCPEPMQPGGMNS encoded by the exons ATGAACAGCGGGGCCCCAGGGCCGCTGGCCGTGAGGAGAGTGAAATTCTTCGGCCGGCACCGCGGGGAG GTCAACTCCTCCACCTTCTCTCCGGATGGCCAGAGGCTGCTGACAGCCTCTGAGGATGGCTG TTATGGCTGGGAGACCCAGAGCGGGCGGCTGCTGTGGAGGCTGACTGGCCATGCAG GCCCTAGGCAGTTCTGCCACTTCTCCCCTGATGGCCGCCTTTTTGCCACCACCTCCCATGACTGTACTACCCGGCTGTGGGATGTAGCAGAAGCTAAGTGTCTGCGTGTCCTCAAGG GTTACCAGCAGAGTGTGGAGATGGCCAGCTTCAGCCCTGACGGAAAGCAGCTGGCATCAGGTGGCTGGAACAGGCAGGTGACGCTCTGGGAGGTGCAG TCCGGGCAGATGCTGCACCACTTGGGAGGGCACCGAGACTCCATCTAGAGCAGTGACTTCGCACCCAGCTCAAACTCCCTG GCCACTGGCTCCTGGGACTCCACTATCTGCATCTGGGACCTGCGGATGGGGACGCCAGCGACCTTCCACCAAGAGCTGGAGGGCCACAGTGGCAACATCAGCTGCCTGTGCTACTCGGCATCTGGCCTCCTG GCTTCTGGCTCCT GTAAGACTATCCACATTTGGAAGCCCTCTACCAGAAGCCTGCTTGTTCAGCTCAAGGGCCATGTTACCTGGGTGAAGAGCATTGCTTT TCCCGATGGGTCACAGCTGGCCAGTGCCGGCTACTCCCACATG gtCAAAGTCTGGGACTGCAACACAGGAAAATGCATTGAGACCCTGAAG GGAGTCCTGGATGTGGCCCATGCCTGCGCCTTCATCCCAGATGGGAAACTCTTAGTGTCTGGAGCTGCTGACCAGGCAAGATGCCAAAGTCCACTGCTCGATCAGATCACCCGGAGCCTCTCGGATATATCACCACCACAATGGTTCTCAGATCTCAAGCCCGTCTCTCCCTGCCCAGAGCCCATGCAACCTGGCGGAATGAACTCATGA